The Cyprinus carpio isolate SPL01 chromosome A5, ASM1834038v1, whole genome shotgun sequence genome has a segment encoding these proteins:
- the LOC109111346 gene encoding cilia- and flagella-associated protein 157 isoform X2, protein MPPKKNGKGNGDKSLKKESTNPEQKTDEELTESDKNFYRAQIRDLEERLERYQHKCDELEVQEKDLYSKINNLEKEKKDIVLYLKRTLAQKEDELTDLAETLSRHQQAQEVERESFELQLSLLRHELQENKEKLTSENMALAGKLASLEEFSMQREKLMAERRSLEEQLQKQKEEHQAQIYNLEKKAVLDNDRLKKEMLQHVAAVAAEFRWVSDQKMPETTKRAMQENLSVTAQLQQLSDKTKELLKENDDLRAREKQLKIENAITEPLIHEITKKNVANQKVVHQLTEKCKQMQSEVEKCAKLQVEHQELLDSHSAVCTELDALRKKHATVIEVLNQTKAEAKRQRKELEEERTLRKQLKTVLEEAAVALKEALREVPKEEDSELKITVRRNQMMQKLLAVLDSAAALGNGPALTEFLPETK, encoded by the exons ATGCCTCCCAAAAAGAATGGAAAAGGTAACGGAGATAAATCACTTAAAAAGGAAAGTACGAATCCCGAGCAGAAAACCGACGAAGAGTTGACGGAGAGTGACAAAAACTTTTATCGGGCTCAAATACGTGATTTGGAGGAGCGACTGGAAAG ataccAACATAAATGTGATGAATTGGAGGTTCAAGAAAAGGACTTGTACTCTAAAATCAATAATttggagaaagagaagaaagacatAGTTCTCTATCTGAAACGCACACTGGCTCAAAAAGAGGATGAACTGACTGATCTGGCTGAGACCTTATCAAGACACCAGCAAGCCCAAGAGGTTGAGAGGGAGTCCTTTGAGTTACAACTGAGCCTGCTTAGACATGAACTTCAGGAAAATAAGGAAAAACTCACATCTGAGAACATGGCGCTTG CTGGTAAGCTGGCGTCTTTGGAGGAGTTTTCTATGCAGAGAGAGAAGCTCATGGCTGAGCGCAGGTCTTTGGAAGAGCAGCTTCAAAAGCAAAAAGAAGAACATCAAGCACAAATCTATAATCTGGAGAAAAAAGCTGTACTGGACAATGACAG GCTAAAGAAAGAAATGCTGCAACATGTTGCTGCTGTAGCAGCTGAATTCCGGTGGGTTTCAGACCAGAAGATGCCCGAGACGACAAAGAGGGCCATGCAAGAAAACCTCTCTGTCACTGCTCAACTTCAGCAGCTCTcagacaagaccaaggagctgctGAAGGAGAATGATGATCTGCGAGCAAGAGAAAAGCAACTCAAAATCGAGAATGCAATTACAGAACCGCTGATACATGAGATAACCAAGAAGAATGTTGCTAATCAAAA GGTAGTCCATCAGTTGACAGAAAAGTGCAAGCAAATGCAGTCTGAAGTGGAGAAATGTGCCAAACTTCAAGTGGAGCACCAAGAGCTGCTAGACAGTCATTCTGCAGTATGCACAGAGCTTGATGCTCTCAG AAAGAAACATGCAACAGTTATAGAAGTGCTGAACCAAACAAAAGCTGAAGCCAAGAGACAGAGGAAAGAGCTTGAAGAGGAAAGGACACTGAGAAAACAGCTAAAGACAGTTCTTGAGGAAGCAGCTGTAGCTTTAAAGGAGGCCCTAAGG GAGGTCCCTAAAGAGGAAGACTCAGAGCTGAAGATTACTGTCAGACGAAATCAGATGATGCAGAAGCTGCTGGCTGTGCTGGACAGTGCTGCAGCTTTAGGAAACGGTCCAGCTCTTACTGAGTTCCTGCCAGAG ACCAAGTGA
- the LOC109111346 gene encoding cilia- and flagella-associated protein 157 isoform X1: protein MPPKKNGKGNGDKSLKKESTNPEQKTDEELTESDKNFYRAQIRDLEERLERYQHKCDELEVQEKDLYSKINNLEKEKKDIVLYLKRTLAQKEDELTDLAETLSRHQQAQEVERESFELQLSLLRHELQENKEKLTSENMALAGKLASLEEFSMQREKLMAERRSLEEQLQKQKEEHQAQIYNLEKKAVLDNDRLKKEMLQHVAAVAAEFRWVSDQKMPETTKRAMQENLSVTAQLQQLSDKTKELLKENDDLRAREKQLKIENAITEPLIHEITKKNVANQKVVHQLTEKCKQMQSEVEKCAKLQVEHQELLDSHSAVCTELDALRKKHATVIEVLNQTKAEAKRQRKELEEERTLRKQLKTVLEEAAVALKEALREVPKEEDSELKITVRRNQMMQKLLAVLDSAAALGNGPALTEFLPEVTCSHDLKKPSDIKRPSELLQKSTSHLSHFKTGDIGLVPRKTHTTSKIGNLTKSAYTYAHKKQSSDQ from the exons ATGCCTCCCAAAAAGAATGGAAAAGGTAACGGAGATAAATCACTTAAAAAGGAAAGTACGAATCCCGAGCAGAAAACCGACGAAGAGTTGACGGAGAGTGACAAAAACTTTTATCGGGCTCAAATACGTGATTTGGAGGAGCGACTGGAAAG ataccAACATAAATGTGATGAATTGGAGGTTCAAGAAAAGGACTTGTACTCTAAAATCAATAATttggagaaagagaagaaagacatAGTTCTCTATCTGAAACGCACACTGGCTCAAAAAGAGGATGAACTGACTGATCTGGCTGAGACCTTATCAAGACACCAGCAAGCCCAAGAGGTTGAGAGGGAGTCCTTTGAGTTACAACTGAGCCTGCTTAGACATGAACTTCAGGAAAATAAGGAAAAACTCACATCTGAGAACATGGCGCTTG CTGGTAAGCTGGCGTCTTTGGAGGAGTTTTCTATGCAGAGAGAGAAGCTCATGGCTGAGCGCAGGTCTTTGGAAGAGCAGCTTCAAAAGCAAAAAGAAGAACATCAAGCACAAATCTATAATCTGGAGAAAAAAGCTGTACTGGACAATGACAG GCTAAAGAAAGAAATGCTGCAACATGTTGCTGCTGTAGCAGCTGAATTCCGGTGGGTTTCAGACCAGAAGATGCCCGAGACGACAAAGAGGGCCATGCAAGAAAACCTCTCTGTCACTGCTCAACTTCAGCAGCTCTcagacaagaccaaggagctgctGAAGGAGAATGATGATCTGCGAGCAAGAGAAAAGCAACTCAAAATCGAGAATGCAATTACAGAACCGCTGATACATGAGATAACCAAGAAGAATGTTGCTAATCAAAA GGTAGTCCATCAGTTGACAGAAAAGTGCAAGCAAATGCAGTCTGAAGTGGAGAAATGTGCCAAACTTCAAGTGGAGCACCAAGAGCTGCTAGACAGTCATTCTGCAGTATGCACAGAGCTTGATGCTCTCAG AAAGAAACATGCAACAGTTATAGAAGTGCTGAACCAAACAAAAGCTGAAGCCAAGAGACAGAGGAAAGAGCTTGAAGAGGAAAGGACACTGAGAAAACAGCTAAAGACAGTTCTTGAGGAAGCAGCTGTAGCTTTAAAGGAGGCCCTAAGG GAGGTCCCTAAAGAGGAAGACTCAGAGCTGAAGATTACTGTCAGACGAAATCAGATGATGCAGAAGCTGCTGGCTGTGCTGGACAGTGCTGCAGCTTTAGGAAACGGTCCAGCTCTTACTGAGTTCCTGCCAGAGGTGACTTGCAGTCATGATCTTAAAAAACCCTCTGACATAAAAAG ACCAAGTGAACTCCTCCAGAAATCCACTTCACATCTTTCTCACTTCAAAACTGGAGACATTGGGTTGGTCCCTCGCAAAACACACACTACATCAAAGATAGGAAATCTCACTAAGAGTGCTTATACCTATGCACATAA GAAACAATCAAGTGATCAATAA